One Rubritalea squalenifaciens DSM 18772 genomic region harbors:
- a CDS encoding TlyA family RNA methyltransferase: protein MKNERADSLLVSRNLCDSREQAKRLILAGEVLVGTTVVSKPSTKLPVDAEITIKEKPKYVSRGGLKLEGALDHFQIDPTGYVCMDCGASTGGFTDCLLQRGAVKVHAIDVGTNQLVWKLRNDPRVIVKEKFNARHMVPEDIGEKVDLAVTDVSFISLTKILPPLFSILKPEAKIICLVKPQFELERDEIGKGGIVREPELHQKAVDKIHRFVTEELGYQWLDHTDSPITGTDGNKEYLALLSF from the coding sequence TTGAAAAACGAACGCGCAGACTCACTCCTCGTATCCAGAAACCTCTGCGACTCACGCGAGCAGGCCAAACGCCTCATCCTCGCCGGAGAAGTTCTCGTGGGAACTACCGTCGTCTCCAAGCCTTCAACCAAGCTTCCCGTCGATGCGGAGATCACCATCAAGGAGAAGCCTAAATACGTTTCCCGTGGAGGTCTAAAACTAGAGGGGGCTCTCGACCACTTCCAGATCGACCCCACCGGCTACGTCTGCATGGACTGCGGCGCCTCAACTGGCGGCTTTACCGACTGCCTGCTCCAGCGTGGAGCCGTCAAGGTACATGCCATCGATGTCGGCACCAACCAGCTCGTCTGGAAGCTCAGAAACGATCCTAGGGTGATCGTGAAGGAAAAGTTCAATGCCCGCCACATGGTGCCCGAGGACATCGGCGAAAAGGTTGACCTCGCCGTGACCGACGTCTCCTTCATTTCCCTCACCAAAATCCTCCCCCCTCTCTTCTCCATCCTCAAGCCTGAGGCAAAAATCATCTGCCTCGTCAAACCTCAGTTCGAGCTGGAGCGCGACGAGATCGGTAAAGGCGGCATCGTCCGCGAGCCTGAGCTACACCAGAAAGCCGTCGACAAGATCCACCGCTTCGTCACCGAGGAGCTTGGCTACCAGTGGCTGGACCATACTGACTCACCCATCACCGGCACGGATGGAAACAAGGAATACCTTGCCTTGCTTTCGTTCTAA